From the genome of Kluyveromyces lactis strain NRRL Y-1140 chromosome F complete sequence:
AAATACGAAACACCTATTGAAACAGTGGAGATTGTAAGgaaatttttgatcaagtttgatgaaatcagTAGTTTCGCAAACTCCAATGTTAACATCACCACAGTTCAATTTGCCATTTTCTACAAATTGTATCTCATGTCCTCTCCGGATAAGACGGATTATACACAACCCAACACATTTACCTCAACGGGTCAAGATAATGAGACCCACCAAGTTCTTATGTCCAGTATTGTGCAAATGGCTTTCAGCTGTGGATTGCACCGTGATCCTGATAATTTCCCTCAACTAAACACAGCAGTCAATGGTTCCAAGTTGACGAAAGAAGCTTTGTCGAATACCGAGAGATTGAAACATACATGGAGGAAAACCTGGTTCTTTATTGTCTCACTTGATGTTCAACAGTCTCTATCACTAGGTACACCCAGATTATTACGTAATCTAAATGACTTCAGTGACACTAAACTTCCCTGTGCATCGAAGATCGATTATGTGAACAATATCAAGGAACTCATCCTGgtcaagaatttcaaattgttcttccaaattGACTTATGTATCATCTCTGTTTTGAatcatattttgaatgtttCTCTTGCAAGGACAGTTAGAAAATTTGAGCTTGACCAACTAATACAAAGCTTAGGTAAACTACGTGATGGTGTTACTCCGACGAATGATGTTGTCAATGATCTTGTTAATAAAGGCCTATTATTTACCACAGAAGGAACTGTGCTTTTGGACCAAAACCCAGAGCATTCCTATTCGTTACCATCCTTAACATCCGTTCTTTCAACAGTAGATAAAAGCTCttcagaagaaaaggaaaagaaactcAGTCTCGCCCACGAATCCACCACAAGAGCTTTGTTTTTCTCAAAACATGTCACAATTAGCATGCTACAATATTTGTTAAACTACATCTTATTCACGCATTACGAACCGTTAGGTAACGAAGACCCCGGCACAAGAATTTTAGCTAAAGATTATGCACAAGAAGCCCTCAACTATGCAGTGGAAGGCTTCAAAAACTGCATACTCTTCTATAACAGCACCGGTATGAACAACATGTTCAGTTATATGGATGTGCTTTTGTCGCCCACCTGCTTGGACGTCGGACATCGTGCTTTACAGTTTATCGTTTGCCTAATTTTGCGGGCTAAATGTGGCCCTTTAACAGGTATGGGTGAATCCCCAGCTATAGGTAACCAAAATAACACTGTTACTAGCAGCAGCGAAGATGAAACAGACCAAATGAAGAGAGATTCATCCCCATCTCCAGGAAACGTCCTTACAGATGTCAGTCTGGATGCAGGTGAAAACTTAGCCGAAGTTCTCCTCGCAAGAATGATCTTATTTCACAAGTTGACAAAACAAATCTCTGCCAAATATAACTATGCCGTAAGAATGACGAAATCCACAGGTTTCTTTATCACTTTACTTAAGAAACCTTCCTCGAAATCCAAAACTAACtctaaaaacaaaaacctACCACGTTTGCATCAACATCCAAATATTGCAAATATGACgagtttcttcaaaaacgTTCCATCATTGGTACTTTCAGCAGGAGGGGATCAAATTAGACGTTGCCCGGTTTATCAGGACGCAGTTGGGTTTTTGCCTTCGAAAGTAACAAGCGGAACCTTCAACTCGATTTTTCACTCCACTGCTCCTCCTTCTTTCAACTCTGCCGTTACACAACAATTGCCCCCACTGAATATACAGTATCAACCAATCACTTTTAGGGACACTTTAAGACGCACATCAGATGTGAGAGGTACTCCTGAAACTGcgaaaagaaggaaagtAGACACCACATCTAAAAACTTCTCTGAGCAAAAAGTTGAAGTAAAGGTGGAAAATCCTCAAATATCTTTACCACCTTCTCCAGCGCAGATTTCTGCGGTAACTCCCTTTGAGCCTTTGCTTCCAACTTTGGACAAAGTGCCTGCAGTTCCACAAGGAAAGGTTCCATATAGCCCAACACCAAGTTTGTCTGGAACACAGCCTCCTATTGTTGCACCTTCTAACTTACAGCAATTAAATTTCAACTCTCCAGTACCCCCATCAGATTTATCTAACATCACTGATTCCCCTGACTTTGAGGACTTCCTATCCGAACACACATCACTTAATGGATTAATGATAAACCCGTCATCCATAGTGGAAGCTGTTGGATTTGATGGTTATTCTGGGAATGGTGGGCTTCGCTTACAAGCCGATTTCTTACCGATAGATAATAATGATGGCTTGAACGAAATGGCACCCATCACAGAATTTTCGATGTGGGAATGAGTTCATTGTTACTTAGATCgttttatttcaaacaaatcaaaGGGCGTATTACAAAagcattttcaaaattaaCATCACTTCTTTCTAATTGTGGTAGTTACGTGCCACTTATAGTTTGCCTTGTCACTATCCGGATAGACgtcaaattctttttttctgttctGCTTTTCAGAGTTCATTAATTAATGGACTCATATTAATATCGACTGTAAATACCTTAATTAAATCATGATAAATTGTTAATAACTGCAACTGCATAGCAATTCAGAGCATCAGTATAGCATCGTTAGAAATCTTCCACTTTCATGAACTCTGATTAAAGAAAGCctgcttcttttctataCGTATATATTACCTTATATATTACCTTATATATTACCTCCGCTTTCACTTACACATCATTTTCATGCATGCTAATATTTAAGTTAATCTGAGACCGACAACTATTATCAACGGGATGCGAGTGggaaaataagaaaaaaagataagaaAAGGAAGTTAAGAACGTCAGAAATGCAGCCACTTAACCTTAAATAGAGAAATCGGATATTTCAAGAGATGACTATATATAAGGTTATCTGTATCGAAGCCAGAAGGGTTCATCAGTCCTTCCAGAATGTTCGTGTTTGTGCAAATTGTTTGCATGAACCACCAGCGACTTCTGTCGAATATAAATGTCATTCAACGCCAGTAGAAGATCCGTCGTATACTCTACCCAAGGTGTTGTTGCGTCAACACAGCCCTTAGCAAGTGCAGCCGGAATAAGAATTCTCGAACTTG
Proteins encoded in this window:
- the HAP1 gene encoding Hap1p (uniprot|Q6DR96 Kluyveromyces lactis HAP1); translated protein: MSSITSPGTGTPQQKRKRNRVPLSCTICRKRKVKCDKGRPQCQQCVKTGVGHLCHYMEQTWAEEAEKELSKDSELKQLRERVKSLEETLSKVHATTTNPMTSANQSPASDGLNVGCPHAGGSTQRLLSGSNGNSPILSTEQTPSNENKYDNDELDLTRQFDMLHLKNNGTVHLGATHWLAIMKGDPYLKLLWGHIFTLREKLTEWYSQKRKSSTVSAGAGTCPVIHGSIQQSKCPVAHATRNVAERPKSSESRCPVAHAPRPEKNSTQKCPVDHSAFIGSASSGQCPVAHTVVKEEVDATTSGCPIDHTKFSSMEGSPDPAAKGKLPALPSFQNLTAKCPMLREGTPTPTLNSQESGHNSKRTSVVPEMSSEQATDAISKALPPKKIVFLFMDKFFNHIYPIVPILDEQTFKLQVNQILQTNNNQTTVKLTKPLDACVLGILLIILRITWLSLTPNACNIKLGPECESLKLEPTYSATITQAKEEAMLLKYETPIETVEIVRKFLIKFDEISSFANSNVNITTVQFAIFYKLYLMSSPDKTDYTQPNTFTSTGQDNETHQVLMSSIVQMAFSCGLHRDPDNFPQLNTAVNGSKLTKEALSNTERLKHTWRKTWFFIVSLDVQQSLSLGTPRLLRNLNDFSDTKLPCASKIDYVNNIKELILVKNFKLFFQIDLCIISVLNHILNVSLARTVRKFELDQLIQSLGKLRDGVTPTNDVVNDLVNKGLLFTTEGTVLLDQNPEHSYSLPSLTSVLSTVDKSSSEEKEKKLSLAHESTTRALFFSKHVTISMLQYLLNYILFTHYEPLGNEDPGTRILAKDYAQEALNYAVEGFKNCILFYNSTGMNNMFSYMDVLLSPTCLDVGHRALQFIVCLILRAKCGPLTGMGESPAIGNQNNTVTSSSEDETDQMKRDSSPSPGNVLTDVSLDAGENLAEVLLARMILFHKLTKQISAKYNYAVRMTKSTGFFITLLKKPSSKSKTNSKNKNLPRLHQHPNIANMTSFFKNVPSLVLSAGGDQIRRCPVYQDAVGFLPSKVTSGTFNSIFHSTAPPSFNSAVTQQLPPLNIQYQPITFRDTLRRTSDVRGTPETAKRRKVDTTSKNFSEQKVEVKVENPQISLPPSPAQISAVTPFEPLLPTLDKVPAVPQGKVPYSPTPSLSGTQPPIVAPSNLQQLNFNSPVPPSDLSNITDSPDFEDFLSEHTSLNGLMINPSSIVEAVGFDGYSGNGGLRLQADFLPIDNNDGLNEMAPITEFSMWE